One window of the Salvelinus fontinalis isolate EN_2023a chromosome 2, ASM2944872v1, whole genome shotgun sequence genome contains the following:
- the LOC129810736 gene encoding UV excision repair protein RAD23 homolog B-like → MQITLKTLQQQTFKIDIDEEETVKTLKERIENEKGNDGFPVAGQKLIYAGKILNDDTAIKDYKIDEKNFVVVMVAKPKAAPAAAQPSGSAATTSSSTTAPTVPTAASPGSDNPPEASKPAEERPCSTSAPASTPTSSSGLLTNVNMFEEATSALVTGQSYENMVTEMMLMGYEREQVVAALRASFNNPDRAVEYLLTGIPAGEESHAAADPVVPSVGGGTPALNTGSMTTPASVATGANPLGFLVNQPQFLQMRRIIQQNPSLLPALLQQIGRENPQLLQQISSHQEQFIQMLNEPAQEGGQGGGGGGGGVGVGGEAGSGMNYIQVTPQEKEAIERLKALGFPEGLVIQAYFACEKNENLAANFLLQQNFDDD, encoded by the exons ATGCAGATTACTTTGAAAACCCTCCAGCAGCAGACATTTAAAATCGACATAGACGAAGAGGAGACG GTAAAAACTTTAAAGGAAAGAATTGAGAATGAGAAGGGAAACGATGGTTTTCCGGTTGCAGGGCAGAAATTGATATATGCAG GGAAAATCCTAAATGATGACACTGCTATCAAGGACTATAAGATTGATGAGAAGAACTTTGTGGTTGTCATGGTGGCAAAG CCTAAAGCAGCCCCGGCAGCTGCCCAGCCTTCCGGTTCTGCCGCCACCACGTCCTCCAGCACTACAGCCCCCACAGTACCCACTGCTGCCTCGCCAGGCTCAGATAACCCACCAGAGGCGTCCAAACCAGCCGAGGAGAGGCCCTGCAGCACTTCAGCCCCAGCGTCAACCCCCACCAG TTCCTCTGGTCTATTGACAAATGTGAACATGTTCGAGGAGGCAACTTCTGCTCTGG TGACAGGCCAATCGTATGAGAACATGGTGACAGAGATGATGCTGATGGGCTACGAGAGGGAGCAGGTAGTGGCAGCGCTCAGAGCCAGCTTCAACAACCCAGACAGAGCTGTGGAGTACCTGCTAaca GGGATCCCAGCTGGGGAGGAGAGCCATGCGGCTGCTGACCCAGTGGTGCCCTCTGTGGGTGGAGGAACTCCAGCTCTCAACACAGGCAGTATGACCACCCCCGCCAGCGTTGCAACAGGAG CCAATCCTCTGGGGTTCCTGGTTAACCAGCCTCAGTTTCTCCAGATGAGACGGATCATCCAGCAGaacccctctctgctccctgcctTACTACAGCAGATAGGGAGGGAGAACCCCCAGCTTCTGCAA CAAATCAGCAGCCACCAAGAGCAGTTTATTCAGATGCTGAATGAGCCAGCCCAGGAGGGGGGACAGGGTGGAGGCGGAGGCGgaggtggagtgggggttggTGGGGAGGCTGGAAGTGGCATGAACTACATCCAGGTCACACCTCAAGAGAAGGAGGCCATTGAGCGG CTAAAAGCCCTAGGATTCCCAGAAGGACTTGTTATACAGGCCTACTTTGCCTGTGAGAAGAACGAGAACTTGGCCGCTAACTTCCTTTTACAACAGAACTTTGATGACGACTAA